Proteins encoded together in one Monomorium pharaonis isolate MP-MQ-018 chromosome 8, ASM1337386v2, whole genome shotgun sequence window:
- the LOC105839585 gene encoding apoptosis-resistant E3 ubiquitin protein ligase 1 isoform X4, protein MEAAVDLNRISTLASCGEVDALPELPPQDEERLQRAARLLQQRLVLRQWLMDHGLHNYYQKLMQMEVMSLEDVYWVEDNAARAALGKDLPRWTQARQTLPTSKEDLETLKADLWSAVVKNSQHQDAWTWGGMLVVSVSVAGLVTLAAMTQPALAPEAKHSLLQYVTGKYLLPSNCRVHFEWEEPQLVGETMTFTVKFYQRNGQPYPICDKDNLIVEVTEDTRRVATLIELGGTDPLAANTAVVKFTVRHAGQYRIAVLIGSCHVHGSPFLKSFLPGPPDPNKTVFVRQSSTVVCTAGIAHSMTIEPRDEYDNLCIFGPGDQPTEGYNVNITQIGSVVDKGSMVDCSIQLDYDFSNQRIRLKVSFPKGGCYHATVSLAGLQLHNGDFDIIVLENSVARMVHNNVASKDPDICYVAKLLGMQGERFSKPKKVFCFISPKQLTIKEYLLKFIPKRLVTFRLCPSTKFHFESSTNQHEGYYPFSIDDGCQPPVELISLYRDIIAATFTLFLLKNIGGSETFADKQDFFYHEVRKHHQKHYHEKLSMKVQRDKLLESSMKATKGFSVSDWCRNFEINFQGEQGVDWGGVRREWFELICAALFDPGNGLFASFGESQQALVHPNPKRPPHLKLKHYEFAGRIVGKCLYESALGSSYRQLVRARFTRSFLAQIIGLRVHYKYFEQDDPDLYLSKVKYILENDVEEMELYFVEEEYDKDGQLLKVAELIPGGSKVRVTNDTKLRYLDALAQHRLASSIRNEVDHFLRGLNELIPDNLLGIFDENELELLLCGTGEYSVADLRAHHIANGSSPEFLRVLDWFWTAVSNFTQEEMARLLQFTTGCSQLPPGGFQQLSPRFQITAAPTFANLPTAHTCFNQLCLPDYECYDHFERALLLAISEGTEGFGMI, encoded by the exons atggaaGCCGCCGTCGATTTAAACC GCATCTCGACTCTTGCGAGCTGCGGCGAGGTGGATGCGCTGCCCGAGCTGCCACCACAAGATGAAGAACGTCTGCAGCGCGCTGCGCGTCTGCTGCAACAGAGACTGGTGCTACGTCAATGGCTGATGGACCATggtctacataattattatcaaaa GTTGATGCAAATGGAAGTTATGTCCCTGGAGGATGTATATTGGGTGGAGGACAATGCGGCACGGGCGGCCCTTGGCAAGGATCTACCACGGTGGACTCAGGCTAGACAGACATTGCCTACTTCAAAAGAAGATTTGGAAACTCTCAAAGCGGATCTGTGGAGCGCCGTTGTAAAGAACAGCCAACATCAGGACGCTTGGACATGGG GCGGTATGCTGGTAGTTTCCGTGTCGGTGGCAGGGCTGGTTACCCTGGCTGCTATGACGCAGCCCGCTCTGGCACCCGAAGCGAAACACTCTCTTCTACAGTACGTCACagggaaatatttattaccgAGTAACTGCCGCGTTCATTTCGAATGGGAAGAGCCTCAGCTGGTTGGCGAAACGATGACTTTTACGGTTAAA TTTTATCAACGCAACGGTCAACCGTATCCGATATGTGACAAGGATAATTTAATCGTGGAGGTAACAGAGGATACGCGCAGAGTAGCTACGCTAATAGAACTGGGAGGCACCGACCCCTTAGCTGCAAATACTGCAGTAGTAAAGTTTACTGTCCGCCATGCGGGACAATATCGAATAGCTGTACTTATCGGATCGTGTCATGTTCATGGCAGTCCGTTTCTTAAAAGTTTCCTTCCTG GTCCACCAGATCCAAATAAGACGGTCTTCGTACGACAAAGTTCTACGGTCGTTTGTACAGCTGGGATAGCCCATTCGATGACAATAGAGCCACGTGACGAATATGACAATCTGTGCATATTTGGACCTGGAGATCAGCCTACAGAAGGCTACAATGTCAATATTACCCAG ATCGGTAGTGTAGTAGATAAAGGATCGATGGTAGACTGTAGCATTCAGCTTGACTACGATTTTTCAAATCAAAGAATTCGTTTAAAAGTAAGCTTTCCTAAAGGCGGATGTTATCATGCAACCGTTAGCTTGGCAGGATTGCAGCTGCATAATGGGGATTTCGATATCATTGTGCTCGAGa ATTCTGTCGCGAGAATGGTGCATAATAACGTAGCATCTAAGGATCCTGATATCTGTTATGTTGCAAAGTTGCTAGGCATGCAGGGAGAAAGATTTTCTAAACCAAAGAAGGTCTTCTGCTTCATTTCGCCAAAGCAACTTAcgattaaagaatatttattaaaatttattcccaAGAGGCTCGTGACATTTAGACTGTGTCCTTCGACTAAG TTCCATTTTGAAAGTTCAACTAATCAACACGAAGGATATTACCCATTCTCAATAGATGACGGATGCCAACCCCCCGTAGAGTTAATATCTCTGTATCGTGATATAATAGCTGCTACTTTTACTTTGTTTCTCCTGAAAAACATTGGTGGTAGTGAAACGTTCGCTGACAAACAAGACTTTTTCTATCACGAGGTCCGTAAGCATCACCAAAAACATTATCATGAGAAACTCTCAATGAAAGTGCAACGTGATAAGCTTTTAGAATCg tctaTGAAAGCTACTAAAGGCTTTTCCGTGAGCGACTGGTGCCGAAATTTTGAAATCAATTTCCAAGGCGAACAAG GGGTTGATTGGGGTGGCGTACGACGTGAATGGTTCGAATTGATATGCGCCGCGCTGTTCGATCCGGGGAACGGTTTGTTTGCGTCGTTTGGGGAATCGCAACAGGCATTGGTGCATCCAAATCCCAAACGACCACCGCATCTTAAATTGAAACACTACGAGTTTGCCGGACGTATCGTAGGCAAGTGTCTTTACGAATCGGCGCTCGGCAGCTCCTACCGTCAGTTAGTACGGGCGCGATTCACTAGATCATTTCTTGCACAGATTATAGGACTTAGAGTGCATTACAAG TATTTCGAACAAGATGATCCTGATCTGTATTTAAGCAAGGTGAAATATATCTTGGAAAACGATGTTGAAGAAATGGAATTATATTTCGTTGAAGAGGAATATGATAAGGATGGACAGTTATTAAAG GTGGCAGAATTAATTCCCGGTGGTAGCAAAGTTCGAGTGACCAACGATACGAAGCTTCGTTACTTGGATGCGTTAGCTCAACACCGTCTCGCCAGTTCTATCCGCAACGAAGTCGATCATTTCCTGCGCGGTCTCAACGAACTAATTCCCGACAACCTCTTAGGCATATTTGATGAAAATGAGTTGGAG TTGTTGTTGTGCGGAACCGGCGAGTACAGTGTGGCCGATTTACGCGCGCATCACATAGCTAACGGAAGCTCTCCAGAATTTCTGCGAGTGCTCGATTGGTTCTGGACAGCGGTGAGCAATTTTACGCAGGAGGAGATGGCACGATTACTCCAGTTCACCACGGGATGCTCGCAATTGCCGCCCGGTGGATTTCAACAATTGAGCCCTCGTTTTCAGATTACGGCCGCACCAACGTTCGCTAATTTGCCCACGGCACATACCTG CTTTAACCAACTCTGCTTACCTGATTACGAATGCTATGATCACTTTGAACGAGCGTTGCTGTTGGCGATCAGCGAAGGCACCGAAGGTTTTGGTATGATTTAA
- the LOC105839585 gene encoding apoptosis-resistant E3 ubiquitin protein ligase 1 isoform X3, with protein sequence MPDKNPGCRNGRCENKDFLAGEISSIGMSLRPSGSTSSGISTLASCGEVDALPELPPQDEERLQRAARLLQQRLVLRQWLMDHGLHNYYQKLMQMEVMSLEDVYWVEDNAARAALGKDLPRWTQARQTLPTSKEDLETLKADLWSAVVKNSQHQDAWTWGGMLVVSVSVAGLVTLAAMTQPALAPEAKHSLLQYVTGKYLLPSNCRVHFEWEEPQLVGETMTFTVKFYQRNGQPYPICDKDNLIVEVTEDTRRVATLIELGGTDPLAANTAVVKFTVRHAGQYRIAVLIGSCHVHGSPFLKSFLPGPPDPNKTVFVRQSSTVVCTAGIAHSMTIEPRDEYDNLCIFGPGDQPTEGYNVNITQIGSVVDKGSMVDCSIQLDYDFSNQRIRLKVSFPKGGCYHATVSLAGLQLHNGDFDIIVLENSVARMVHNNVASKDPDICYVAKLLGMQGERFSKPKKVFCFISPKQLTIKEYLLKFIPKRLVTFRLCPSTKFHFESSTNQHEGYYPFSIDDGCQPPVELISLYRDIIAATFTLFLLKNIGGSETFADKQDFFYHEVRKHHQKHYHEKLSMKVQRDKLLESSMKATKGFSVSDWCRNFEINFQGEQGVDWGGVRREWFELICAALFDPGNGLFASFGESQQALVHPNPKRPPHLKLKHYEFAGRIVGKCLYESALGSSYRQLVRARFTRSFLAQIIGLRVHYKYFEQDDPDLYLSKVKYILENDVEEMELYFVEEEYDKDGQLLKVAELIPGGSKVRVTNDTKLRYLDALAQHRLASSIRNEVDHFLRGLNELIPDNLLGIFDENELELLLCGTGEYSVADLRAHHIANGSSPEFLRVLDWFWTAVSNFTQEEMARLLQFTTGCSQLPPGGFQQLSPRFQITAAPTFANLPTAHTCFNQLCLPDYECYDHFERALLLAISEGTEGFGMI encoded by the exons atgCCGGATAAAAATCCCGGCTGCAGAAATGGACGATGCGAGAACAAAGATTTCCTTGCCGGCGAAATATCATCCATCGGCATGTCGTTGCGGCCCAGCGGGAGCACATCCTCCG GCATCTCGACTCTTGCGAGCTGCGGCGAGGTGGATGCGCTGCCCGAGCTGCCACCACAAGATGAAGAACGTCTGCAGCGCGCTGCGCGTCTGCTGCAACAGAGACTGGTGCTACGTCAATGGCTGATGGACCATggtctacataattattatcaaaa GTTGATGCAAATGGAAGTTATGTCCCTGGAGGATGTATATTGGGTGGAGGACAATGCGGCACGGGCGGCCCTTGGCAAGGATCTACCACGGTGGACTCAGGCTAGACAGACATTGCCTACTTCAAAAGAAGATTTGGAAACTCTCAAAGCGGATCTGTGGAGCGCCGTTGTAAAGAACAGCCAACATCAGGACGCTTGGACATGGG GCGGTATGCTGGTAGTTTCCGTGTCGGTGGCAGGGCTGGTTACCCTGGCTGCTATGACGCAGCCCGCTCTGGCACCCGAAGCGAAACACTCTCTTCTACAGTACGTCACagggaaatatttattaccgAGTAACTGCCGCGTTCATTTCGAATGGGAAGAGCCTCAGCTGGTTGGCGAAACGATGACTTTTACGGTTAAA TTTTATCAACGCAACGGTCAACCGTATCCGATATGTGACAAGGATAATTTAATCGTGGAGGTAACAGAGGATACGCGCAGAGTAGCTACGCTAATAGAACTGGGAGGCACCGACCCCTTAGCTGCAAATACTGCAGTAGTAAAGTTTACTGTCCGCCATGCGGGACAATATCGAATAGCTGTACTTATCGGATCGTGTCATGTTCATGGCAGTCCGTTTCTTAAAAGTTTCCTTCCTG GTCCACCAGATCCAAATAAGACGGTCTTCGTACGACAAAGTTCTACGGTCGTTTGTACAGCTGGGATAGCCCATTCGATGACAATAGAGCCACGTGACGAATATGACAATCTGTGCATATTTGGACCTGGAGATCAGCCTACAGAAGGCTACAATGTCAATATTACCCAG ATCGGTAGTGTAGTAGATAAAGGATCGATGGTAGACTGTAGCATTCAGCTTGACTACGATTTTTCAAATCAAAGAATTCGTTTAAAAGTAAGCTTTCCTAAAGGCGGATGTTATCATGCAACCGTTAGCTTGGCAGGATTGCAGCTGCATAATGGGGATTTCGATATCATTGTGCTCGAGa ATTCTGTCGCGAGAATGGTGCATAATAACGTAGCATCTAAGGATCCTGATATCTGTTATGTTGCAAAGTTGCTAGGCATGCAGGGAGAAAGATTTTCTAAACCAAAGAAGGTCTTCTGCTTCATTTCGCCAAAGCAACTTAcgattaaagaatatttattaaaatttattcccaAGAGGCTCGTGACATTTAGACTGTGTCCTTCGACTAAG TTCCATTTTGAAAGTTCAACTAATCAACACGAAGGATATTACCCATTCTCAATAGATGACGGATGCCAACCCCCCGTAGAGTTAATATCTCTGTATCGTGATATAATAGCTGCTACTTTTACTTTGTTTCTCCTGAAAAACATTGGTGGTAGTGAAACGTTCGCTGACAAACAAGACTTTTTCTATCACGAGGTCCGTAAGCATCACCAAAAACATTATCATGAGAAACTCTCAATGAAAGTGCAACGTGATAAGCTTTTAGAATCg tctaTGAAAGCTACTAAAGGCTTTTCCGTGAGCGACTGGTGCCGAAATTTTGAAATCAATTTCCAAGGCGAACAAG GGGTTGATTGGGGTGGCGTACGACGTGAATGGTTCGAATTGATATGCGCCGCGCTGTTCGATCCGGGGAACGGTTTGTTTGCGTCGTTTGGGGAATCGCAACAGGCATTGGTGCATCCAAATCCCAAACGACCACCGCATCTTAAATTGAAACACTACGAGTTTGCCGGACGTATCGTAGGCAAGTGTCTTTACGAATCGGCGCTCGGCAGCTCCTACCGTCAGTTAGTACGGGCGCGATTCACTAGATCATTTCTTGCACAGATTATAGGACTTAGAGTGCATTACAAG TATTTCGAACAAGATGATCCTGATCTGTATTTAAGCAAGGTGAAATATATCTTGGAAAACGATGTTGAAGAAATGGAATTATATTTCGTTGAAGAGGAATATGATAAGGATGGACAGTTATTAAAG GTGGCAGAATTAATTCCCGGTGGTAGCAAAGTTCGAGTGACCAACGATACGAAGCTTCGTTACTTGGATGCGTTAGCTCAACACCGTCTCGCCAGTTCTATCCGCAACGAAGTCGATCATTTCCTGCGCGGTCTCAACGAACTAATTCCCGACAACCTCTTAGGCATATTTGATGAAAATGAGTTGGAG TTGTTGTTGTGCGGAACCGGCGAGTACAGTGTGGCCGATTTACGCGCGCATCACATAGCTAACGGAAGCTCTCCAGAATTTCTGCGAGTGCTCGATTGGTTCTGGACAGCGGTGAGCAATTTTACGCAGGAGGAGATGGCACGATTACTCCAGTTCACCACGGGATGCTCGCAATTGCCGCCCGGTGGATTTCAACAATTGAGCCCTCGTTTTCAGATTACGGCCGCACCAACGTTCGCTAATTTGCCCACGGCACATACCTG CTTTAACCAACTCTGCTTACCTGATTACGAATGCTATGATCACTTTGAACGAGCGTTGCTGTTGGCGATCAGCGAAGGCACCGAAGGTTTTGGTATGATTTAA
- the LOC105839588 gene encoding insulin-like growth factor-binding protein complex acid labile subunit, with protein sequence MRFEICRVSLLVLACVFVFIGTAIAACTTSRYEDGFGDRLKCSNVTLNTTLVSGEQVLRDIMIFQSRIENIPDRTFQKYSTNLISLNMHDCGIKEISGYAFDGLRKLKKLGLPYNYITSVRDQWFAGLTSLEQLDLSYNLITSIEPTVFERLRGLKWLDIRENRLTCLESTQLVPMAGLEKFRFSGNPLTFRCRGTLTLWLRDLGINYKAEQNGQENWLDSVLWLCAADDDKIADSEVLMKECIILNLFNQLRTGLTTAEFFPLFTPQECINARNELTKCIAADRKYGREVITNGHVVRKLLRQLKESKSA encoded by the exons ATGCGTTTCGAAATATGTCGCGTCTCGCTTCTTGTTCTTGCCTGCGTTTTCGTTTTCATAGGCACCGCAATCGCAGCGTGCACCACTAGCAGATACGAAGATG GATTTGGCGACCGTTTAAAATGTTCCAACGTGACGTTAAATACCACCCTAGTTTCTGGCGAGCAGGTCCTAAGGGACATCATGATCTTCCAGTCGCGGATAGAAAACATTCCCGATCGGACCTTTCAGAAATAcagtacaaatttaatttctttgaacATGCACGACTGCGGCATCAAAGAAATTTCCGGTTACGCATTCGACGGTCTGAGGAAATTGAAAAAGCTCGGTCTGCCGTACAACTACATCACGTCGGTGAGAGATCAATGGTTCGCCGGTCTGACGTCTCTCGAGCAACTGGATTTGTCATACAATCTCATCACGTCGATCGAGCCTACTGTCTTCGAGAGATTGCGTGGTCTCAAATGGCTTGATATCAGGGAGAACCGTTTGACATGTCTGGAATCGACTCAGCTTGTACCGATGGCCGGTCTCGAGAAGTTTCGCTTCTCCGGAAATCCCCTCACCTTCCGATGCCGCGGCACG TTGACATTGTGGCTGCGAGATCTGGGGATAAATTACAAAGCTGAGCAAAATGGACAGGAAAATTGGCTGGATAGCGTATTGTGGCTATGCGCCGCGGACGACGATAAGATAGCGGACTCTGAGGTTCTCATGAAGGAATGCATCATTCTGAATCTGTTCAATCAACTTCGCACCGGTTTGACTACGGCCGAATTTTTTCCCCTATTCACCCCCCAGGAATGCATAAACGCGAGAAACGAGCTCACGAAATGTATCGCTGCGGATCGCAAATACGGCAGAGAAGTTATTACTAACGGACACGTCGTGAGAAAACTGTTAAGGCAGTTGAAAGAATCGAAATCTGCATAA